The Amaranthus tricolor cultivar Red isolate AtriRed21 chromosome 6, ASM2621246v1, whole genome shotgun sequence genome has a segment encoding these proteins:
- the LOC130815550 gene encoding uncharacterized protein LOC130815550, producing the protein MADQIKNLQERIEPHHEIPKSHESQDRNWGMSRSSRRNKKRRERSRTHTSLNRSDPRDNESKTASRDVRTYLESKKQRASESVQSLVDRRREEKKKAQLTGSSQPTSPITMPRNEAGKDNLSEDSMPIKSPPAPGILDTPNPTKIKILIMTAFDGTSCPEEHLMAYKNLMLLYTTNPALWFKFFPTTLTGVALTWYTSLPGGSIHNFAQLEGKFLGHFVASRRQEKSNFHLLSITQLKGESISSYLKKFHEAVLEVTDLEESVALNALINAHDPKKRKSEKKDPISSHQSSRNREEHTSRRDRNYMPRRPEPPSDMGSPRSRHVYVAQGEPRTRNLLDGGNDPMFNRNRKDIFFVVRDELPTPPPTTTPSNRRNYNLWYDYHKEHGHTLAQCRELKRILHQLADEGKLSRFINRKNYDTKGEAERRHWNQKRRSPRRDEARRESSNTQGTINMIFGGYTEEYTTIRAVRDSVHILLKGPPKTTSSGPTMRFDATTSQPLQQPHTDPLVVTLKVGQMKVKRVLVDTGSTADLITMECLKKMMFEEKNLQPLDKPLIRFGGNQVIPLETIILPVRVGERSGSRTMPIRFTVVDLMFPYNAIIGLPLLLQFEQDDGKVGILKGDQVTARQCLVNTLKRGTFAILSKREREENSPTVMSVYLENPNTHERP; encoded by the exons ATGGCAGACCAAATAAAAAATCTGCAagaacgaatcgaaccccatcaTGAGATACCGAAATCCCATGAATCTCAGGATAGGAACTGGGGGATGTCACGTTCCAGcagaagaaataagaaaagaCGGGAGAGATCAAGGACCCATACAAGTCTCAACAGAAGTGACCCTCGAGATAACGAATCTAAGACCGCCTCTCGAGACGTCCGTACTTACCTAGAAAGCAAGAAGCAAAGGGCGTCCGAAAGTGTTCAATCACTGGTGGAcagaagaagagaagaaaagaagaaagcGCAGCTCACGGGATCTAGTCAACCCACCAGCCCCATCACgatgccgcggaatgaggccgGCAAGGATAATCTTTCTGAAGACTCCATGCCAATAAAATCTCCACCGGCTCCGGGAATACTGGATACTCCCAACCCGACGAAGATAAAGATCCTGATTATGACGGCCTTCGATGGAACGTCCTGCCCAGAGGAACACTTGATGGCCTACAAGAACTTGATGCTGCTATACACCACCAACCCAGCATTGTGGTTCAAATTCTTCCCGACTACTCTCACAGGAGTAGCCTTGACGTGGTATACCTCCCTTCCAGGAGGAAGTATCCACAATTTTGCCCAATTAGAAGGCAAATTCCTAGGTCACTTTGTAGCAtccagaaggcaggagaaatcgaACTTCCACTTGCTTAGCATAACACAATTGAAAGGGGAATCCATATCTTCATATTTGAAGAAGTTCCACGAAGCAGTGCTGGAAGTAACTGACTTGGAAGAATCGGTCGCATTAAACGCCCTAATCAAT GCTCACGACCCCAAAAAACGAAAATCAGAGAAGAAGGATCCCATATCCTCCCATCAATCCTCAAGGAACAGAGAGGAACATACATCGAGAAGAGATAGAAActacatgccgcgtcgtccaGAACCACCCTCAGACATGGGATCTCCACGATCCAGACATGTATATGTCGCTCAAGGGGAGCCCAGGACGCGGAATTTGCTAGATGGAGGTAACGACCCGATGTTCAATCGCAACAGAAAAGAcatattcttcgtcgttcggGACGAGTTGCCAACTCCGCCTCCTACTACCACCCCCTCTAATCGTCGCAACTACAATTTGTGGTACGACTACCACAAAGAACATGGCCACACCTTGGCCCAATGTcgcgaactcaaacgtatcctGCATCAGTTGGCCGACGAGGGGAAGCTATCGAGGTTCATCAACCGGAAGAATTATGACACAAAAGGTGAAGCGGAAAGAAGACATTGGAACCAAAAACGCAGATCCCCTAGAAGAGACGAGGCtaggcgcgaaagttccaacacgCAGGGAACCATCAACATGATTTTCGGCGGTTACACCGAGGAATACACTACCATCCGCGCCGTGAGAGATAGCGTCCATATTCTGCTAAAAGGACCTCCAAAAACCACATCAAGCGGACCGACCATGAGGTTTGATGCTACTACCTCTCAACCACTACAACAACCACACACAGACCCTCTAGTAGTCACCCTCAAAGTTGGGCAAATGAAGGTCAAGAGAGTGTTGGTAGATACTggaagcacggctgatcttaTAACTATGGAATGCCTAAAAAAGATGATGTTCGAAGAAAAAAACTTGCAACCCCTCGATAAACCTCTGATCAGGTTTGGGGGAAATCAAGTCATTCCACTGGAAACGATCATACTCCCCGTGCGGGTAGGGGAAAGAAGCGGAAGCAGAACAatgcccatacgattcacggtAGTGGATCTGATGTTCCCCTACAACGCCATCATCGGACTCCCACTCTTACTACAATTCGAGCAGGATGACGGAAAAGTTGGCATCCTCAAGGGAGATCAGGTGACTGCACGACAATGCCTCGTCAACACCCTGAAGCGAGGAACTTTCGCCATCCTCTCTAAAAGAGAGAGGGAAGAAAACTCTCCAactgtcatgagcgtgtatctGGAGAACCCCAACACGCATGAAAGGCCTTAG